A DNA window from Pirellulales bacterium contains the following coding sequences:
- a CDS encoding RtcB family protein, producing the protein MPQAAYTGPLERVGDCLWKIPKSYRSGMRVDGLIYADDQLIESVKSDQAAEQVANVAFLPGIQKASLAMPDIHWGYGFPIGGVAATDPAEGGVISPGGVGYDINCGVRLVRTNLTAADVRPRIKTLIDELFRHVPTGVGRGGQHRFSPSDLRRLMAAGPRLLGEWGFADEADIECTEARGLLAGAEPDRVSERALQRGEDQCGTLGAGNHFLEVELVDSIHYPDAAAAFGLREDQVCVLIHSGSRGLGYQVCDDALRELRQAPEKYHIELPDRQLVCAPIDSPEGQSYLGAMRAAANFAWCNRQLLMWQARECFAKVFGRTWQELEMTLVYDVAHNIAKLEEHQVDGRAKPVWVHRKGATRCFPAGHPELPAQYRGVGQPVIIPGDMGRASWVLVGQPGSMEHTFGTCCHGAGRLLSRTAASKLAQGRRIDEELERQGVVARAQSWKGLAEEQPAAYKDVDLVVEVVHRAGLASKVARLRPIGVIKG; encoded by the coding sequence ATGCCGCAGGCCGCATACACAGGTCCGCTCGAACGCGTCGGCGATTGCCTTTGGAAGATCCCCAAATCGTACCGCTCCGGCATGCGCGTCGATGGACTGATCTACGCCGACGACCAGCTCATTGAATCAGTCAAGTCCGATCAGGCCGCCGAACAAGTGGCGAACGTCGCCTTTTTGCCGGGCATTCAAAAGGCGAGCCTCGCCATGCCCGACATCCACTGGGGCTACGGTTTCCCCATTGGCGGCGTGGCTGCCACCGACCCGGCCGAAGGGGGCGTCATCTCACCCGGCGGCGTGGGCTACGATATTAATTGCGGCGTGCGCTTGGTGCGCACTAATTTGACGGCCGCCGATGTGCGGCCGCGCATCAAGACTTTGATCGACGAACTCTTTCGTCACGTGCCAACGGGCGTGGGGCGCGGCGGACAGCATCGCTTCAGCCCCAGCGATCTACGACGCCTCATGGCAGCCGGCCCACGTCTGCTTGGCGAATGGGGGTTTGCCGACGAAGCCGACATCGAATGCACGGAGGCCCGCGGCCTGCTGGCCGGCGCCGAGCCCGATCGCGTCAGCGAGCGGGCGCTCCAGCGCGGCGAGGACCAATGCGGAACACTCGGCGCGGGCAACCATTTTCTCGAGGTCGAACTGGTTGATTCCATCCACTATCCCGACGCGGCGGCCGCGTTTGGGCTGCGCGAGGATCAGGTGTGCGTGCTCATTCATTCCGGCTCGCGCGGGCTGGGGTATCAGGTTTGCGACGACGCGCTACGCGAACTGCGCCAGGCCCCGGAGAAATACCACATCGAACTGCCAGACCGTCAACTGGTGTGCGCGCCCATCGATTCGCCTGAAGGCCAAAGCTATCTCGGCGCCATGCGCGCGGCGGCCAACTTTGCCTGGTGCAATCGCCAGCTCCTCATGTGGCAGGCACGCGAATGCTTTGCCAAGGTCTTCGGTCGAACCTGGCAGGAACTGGAGATGACTCTCGTTTACGACGTTGCGCACAACATCGCCAAACTCGAAGAGCACCAGGTCGATGGCCGCGCCAAGCCAGTCTGGGTTCACCGCAAGGGCGCCACGCGCTGCTTTCCCGCAGGTCACCCTGAACTGCCGGCGCAATATCGCGGTGTCGGCCAGCCGGTCATCATCCCCGGCGATATGGGGCGCGCGAGCTGGGTGCTCGTCGGCCAACCCGGCAGTATGGAGCACACCTTTGGCACCTGTTGTCACGGCGCGGGCCGCTTGCTCAGCCGCACCGCCGCCAGCAAACTCGCTCAAGGACGGCGTATCGATGAAGAACTCGAGCGCCAAGGCGTTGTTGCCCGCGCGCAAAGTTGGAAGGGTCTCGCCGAGGAGCAACCGGCCGCTTACAAAGATGTCGATCTCGTCGTCGAAGTGGTTCATCGTGCAGGGCTTGCTAGCAAAGTTGCGCGATTGCGGCCCATCGGGGTGATTAAAGGCTAG
- a CDS encoding archease, with protein sequence MFETFEHTADIGLRASAPDLNKLFAEAGRGFTSLLVADLNSVRTRESVVIEIAGQQLEYLLFDWLNELLHLFECRRLLFSDFEIQVGGHGLNAIALGEPVAVARHALEHEVKAVTYHGLKLEHSPYGYLAEVILDI encoded by the coding sequence ATGTTTGAAACCTTCGAGCACACCGCCGACATAGGGCTGCGAGCTAGCGCACCCGATCTCAACAAGCTGTTTGCTGAAGCTGGCCGCGGTTTTACTAGCCTGCTGGTCGCTGACCTGAACAGCGTTCGAACGCGAGAGAGCGTCGTCATTGAGATTGCCGGCCAGCAATTGGAATATCTATTGTTCGATTGGCTCAATGAACTGCTCCATTTGTTCGAGTGTCGCCGATTGCTATTCTCCGACTTCGAGATACAAGTCGGCGGCCATGGATTGAACGCAATTGCGCTCGGCGAGCCAGTCGCCGTTGCGCGCCACGCTCTGGAACACGAGGTCAAGGCCGTCACTTATCACGGACTCAAGCTCGAACATTCACCGTATGGCTATCTTGCCGAAGTGATCCTGGACATCTAG
- a CDS encoding YhdH/YhfP family quinone oxidoreductase, which translates to MPAPDFRCYLVERSDDKKISNRIAVLPLSDLPAGEVLIRVAYSSLNFKDALAASGAPGVARTFPHIPGIDASGKVVESRDARFQPGDAVLVTGFELGAPAWGGFSEFIRVPANWLVPLPERLSLRESMIFGTAGFTAAIAIEILRHQNILPTSGEIVVTGATGGVGSLAVSMLARLGYSVAAVTGKPTAHDYLRKLGATTVIGRSEVDNTSGKPLLPARWAGAIDSVGGNTLATIVRSTHRAGCVTACGLVGGVELPLSVHPFILRGVCLAGVDSAEYPIERRASLWSHMAGAWRPADLEAIVAATVSLDELPSAIDRIRGGQMQGRALVQLGDE; encoded by the coding sequence ATGCCTGCACCCGACTTTCGTTGCTATCTGGTCGAGCGCAGCGACGACAAGAAGATTTCAAACCGCATTGCCGTGTTGCCGTTAAGCGACCTCCCGGCTGGCGAGGTCCTGATCCGAGTGGCCTATTCCTCGCTCAACTTCAAAGACGCCTTGGCCGCCAGCGGCGCGCCAGGCGTGGCCAGAACATTTCCGCACATCCCCGGCATCGACGCTTCGGGCAAGGTCGTAGAAAGCCGGGATGCTCGCTTTCAGCCAGGGGACGCGGTGTTGGTCACCGGTTTCGAACTCGGCGCTCCGGCCTGGGGAGGCTTCAGCGAATTCATTCGCGTTCCGGCCAATTGGCTGGTCCCCCTGCCAGAGAGACTTTCGCTCCGCGAGAGCATGATCTTCGGCACCGCCGGTTTCACCGCCGCAATCGCAATCGAGATTCTTAGGCATCAAAACATTCTGCCAACGTCCGGCGAAATTGTCGTCACGGGCGCTACGGGCGGGGTGGGCAGCCTGGCGGTGTCGATGCTTGCCCGTCTCGGCTATTCAGTGGCCGCCGTCACCGGCAAGCCAACGGCGCATGACTATTTGCGCAAACTCGGCGCGACGACAGTGATCGGTCGCAGCGAAGTGGATAACACTTCCGGCAAGCCGCTGCTGCCCGCCCGCTGGGCCGGCGCCATCGACTCAGTGGGTGGCAACACCCTGGCGACCATCGTTCGCTCCACGCATCGCGCTGGTTGTGTCACTGCCTGCGGCTTGGTGGGGGGCGTCGAACTCCCCCTCTCGGTGCATCCATTCATCCTTCGCGGCGTCTGCCTGGCCGGCGTCGATTCCGCCGAATACCCCATCGAGCGCCGCGCAAGCCTGTGGTCGCACATGGCTGGCGCATGGCGACCGGCCGATCTCGAAGCGATCGTCGCCGCGACCGTCTCGCTCGACGAATTGCCATCAGCGATCGACCGCATCCGCGGCGGACAAATGCAAGGCCGCGCGCTTGTTCAATTGGGCGACGAATAG
- the trxA gene encoding thioredoxin — protein MGNGVLEISDSTFQRDVINSTQPVLVDFWAPWCGPCRMIAPVVEELASEYAGSVKIAKVNIDDNPHSAEAYGVSSIPTLLVFKGGQIVNSFVGVQSKSKIQQALDAAKG, from the coding sequence ATGGGCAACGGCGTATTGGAGATTTCGGATTCCACATTTCAGCGCGACGTGATCAACTCAACGCAGCCGGTGCTGGTTGATTTTTGGGCTCCGTGGTGCGGCCCTTGCCGCATGATCGCGCCGGTGGTTGAAGAGTTGGCCTCGGAATACGCGGGGAGCGTGAAGATCGCCAAGGTGAACATCGATGACAACCCGCATTCGGCCGAGGCGTATGGGGTGAGCAGCATCCCGACATTGCTGGTGTTCAAGGGTGGGCAGATCGTGAACAGTTTTGTCGGCGTGCAGTCGAAATCGAAGATTCAGCAAGCTTTGGACGCCGCCAAGGGTTAG
- the thiC gene encoding phosphomethylpyrimidine synthase ThiC encodes MTQLQDARAGQITPEMEFVAQRESLAAELVRDEVARGRMVIPANRVHLVKRLEPMCIGVAARCKINANIGNSAVTSDIEGELEKLHTSVHFGADTVMDLSTGRDIDTIRQAIIDASPVPIGTVPIYQMLQELGGDIEDMRPKHFLDMVEHQARQGVDYMTIHAGVLRAHLPLTANRVTGIVSRGGSLIAKWMMSHRQENPLYAHFEDLCDIMREYDVTWSLGDGLRPGSLADASDEAQFAELKVLGELTRRAWDKGCQVMVEGPGHVPMDQIDMNVKKQMEWCNEAPFYVLGPLVTDIAPGYDHITSAIGAAMAGWSGAAMLCYVTPKEHLGLPEREDVKQGVIAYKIAAHAADIARGRPGARDRDDALSKARFQFDWNEQFRLSLDPETARRMHDETLPQDTFKSAHFCSMCGPKFCSMKITEDIRAMAAQEQSAAAEEPEIVPISLD; translated from the coding sequence ATGACGCAACTGCAAGACGCCCGTGCGGGCCAGATCACCCCCGAAATGGAATTCGTGGCGCAGCGTGAATCGCTCGCCGCCGAACTGGTTCGCGACGAAGTGGCCCGCGGTCGCATGGTGATCCCGGCCAATCGCGTCCACCTCGTCAAACGCTTGGAGCCCATGTGCATTGGCGTGGCGGCCCGCTGCAAGATCAATGCCAACATCGGCAATTCCGCGGTCACTAGCGACATCGAGGGCGAACTCGAAAAGTTGCACACCTCGGTCCATTTCGGCGCCGATACGGTGATGGACCTTTCAACCGGCCGCGACATCGACACCATCCGCCAAGCGATCATCGACGCCTCGCCCGTGCCGATCGGCACCGTGCCCATCTATCAAATGCTGCAAGAACTGGGCGGCGACATCGAGGACATGCGCCCCAAGCATTTTCTCGACATGGTCGAGCATCAAGCGCGTCAGGGCGTGGACTATATGACCATCCATGCCGGCGTGCTGCGCGCGCATCTGCCGCTTACCGCCAATCGGGTGACTGGCATCGTCAGCCGCGGCGGGTCGCTGATCGCCAAATGGATGATGTCGCACCGTCAAGAGAACCCGCTCTACGCTCACTTTGAAGATCTCTGCGACATTATGCGCGAGTACGACGTTACCTGGAGCCTGGGCGATGGTCTGCGCCCTGGTTCGCTTGCCGACGCCAGCGATGAGGCGCAATTCGCCGAACTCAAAGTGCTCGGCGAACTCACCCGTCGCGCTTGGGACAAAGGATGCCAGGTCATGGTTGAGGGGCCCGGCCATGTGCCGATGGATCAGATCGATATGAACGTGAAGAAGCAGATGGAATGGTGCAACGAGGCGCCGTTCTATGTCTTGGGGCCGCTGGTCACCGACATTGCCCCGGGCTACGACCACATCACCAGCGCGATTGGCGCCGCGATGGCCGGTTGGAGTGGCGCGGCAATGCTCTGCTATGTCACGCCCAAGGAACATCTCGGTCTGCCGGAACGCGAGGACGTGAAGCAAGGCGTGATCGCCTACAAGATCGCGGCCCACGCCGCCGACATTGCCCGTGGCCGACCCGGCGCGCGCGATCGTGACGATGCCCTGTCGAAGGCCCGTTTTCAATTCGATTGGAACGAGCAGTTCCGCTTGTCCCTCGATCCTGAAACCGCCCGCCGCATGCACGACGAAACCCTGCCTCAAGACACCTTCAAAAGCGCCCACTTCTGCAGCATGTGCGGGCCAAAATTTTGCTCCATGAAGATCACCGAGGACATCCGCGCCATGGCTGCTCAAGAGCAGTCCGCAGCGGCCGAGGAGCCGGAGATCGTGCCGATCAGCCTCGATTGA
- a CDS encoding biopolymer transporter ExbD, protein MIRTRCAQCGRKLKAPDSLAGRKAKCPRCGAEVPIPKPVRQPADSAQESVDSPLAALVPARPSRDHEEWIDMTAMVDVVFFLLIFFMVTSLNSQQASIEMPPAAARPGAGQPSARRSVEDFESDDSFIIVRIEADNSVWIEDEQAPTPTDLVQGLRRRLAADGKDAPTRMLVLANGDAHHGAAVMVLDAGRDAGLADVRLAVEGDVLE, encoded by the coding sequence ATGATCCGCACTCGCTGCGCACAATGCGGCCGCAAGCTGAAAGCGCCCGATTCCCTGGCCGGACGCAAGGCCAAGTGTCCACGTTGCGGCGCCGAGGTTCCGATTCCCAAGCCGGTTCGCCAACCTGCGGACTCAGCTCAAGAGTCAGTCGATTCGCCACTTGCCGCGCTCGTCCCGGCGCGCCCCTCGCGCGATCACGAAGAATGGATCGACATGACGGCGATGGTCGACGTTGTGTTCTTTCTCTTGATTTTCTTCATGGTCACGTCGCTCAATTCGCAACAGGCCTCGATCGAAATGCCTCCCGCCGCGGCGCGCCCCGGCGCCGGCCAACCCTCCGCGCGCCGGTCCGTCGAAGACTTCGAATCCGACGATAGCTTCATCATCGTGCGCATCGAGGCCGACAACTCGGTGTGGATCGAAGACGAGCAAGCGCCTACCCCCACCGACCTCGTTCAAGGCCTGCGACGCCGGCTGGCGGCGGACGGCAAAGACGCCCCAACGCGCATGCTTGTGCTCGCCAATGGCGATGCGCACCACGGCGCGGCCGTCATGGTGCTGGATGCCGGTCGCGACGCCGGACTGGCCGATGTGCGACTGGCCGTCGAAGGCGACGTGCTGGAATAG
- a CDS encoding biopolymer transporter ExbD, which produces MSLLDADSLLAGGMTLAPISAKRAEGDARVDMTAMIDLVFMMNIFFLVTSLVAALAEIDLPAAKHVVAADLETSVVLTVMNNPDGGRPLVYVGDGAGGDPLPGLQQDSAIRTVVETQFREGKTAVVIKAEKDVPLREIARIASDAAGDDGVKIHLAVMEKDA; this is translated from the coding sequence ATGTCGTTGTTAGACGCCGACTCGCTGCTTGCTGGCGGCATGACGCTGGCCCCAATCTCCGCCAAACGAGCCGAGGGCGACGCTCGAGTCGACATGACGGCCATGATCGACCTGGTGTTCATGATGAACATCTTTTTCTTGGTCACCAGCCTTGTGGCCGCCTTGGCCGAGATCGACCTGCCCGCCGCCAAGCATGTGGTCGCCGCCGATCTCGAAACCTCCGTGGTGCTCACGGTGATGAACAATCCCGATGGCGGGCGTCCGCTGGTGTATGTCGGTGATGGCGCCGGTGGCGACCCATTGCCCGGTCTCCAACAAGACTCCGCAATTCGCACCGTCGTCGAAACGCAGTTCCGCGAAGGTAAGACGGCCGTAGTCATCAAGGCCGAAAAGGATGTCCCGCTCCGCGAAATCGCCCGCATTGCCAGCGACGCCGCGGGCGACGACGGTGTGAAGATCCATTTGGCGGTGATGGAAAAAGACGCATGA